In Nocardioides cavernae, a single genomic region encodes these proteins:
- a CDS encoding substrate-binding domain-containing protein, whose translation MSVSRDVDPSTWCGDKELKVGLADGVGGNPWRQITKKVVELEVAKCPALDQELLYTNANGDPQKASSDIASQVSQGVDVLLVYADFGAAELPALRAATAAGVTVVPYSADPGGKVGQDYSAKIVGAYGDLGADLGNWLTETLSGKGNVVFLGGIPGAPSSGSIMEGITSSLEDQPDMKLLQDEPVTTNWNKVDTQKAINGLLAKYPEIDGIMTDYGVTAVAAIDAFQAAGKPVPPIATFASNNELGCKWVDAKTGGDAFPIFSLDSSNDVSMMALRLAVPLANGEDGATLQQFRFPPFLDSEAGQDPKCDRNLPPDADLSSSLTPEQLSEVFN comes from the coding sequence GTGTCGGTCTCACGCGACGTGGATCCCAGCACCTGGTGCGGGGACAAGGAACTCAAGGTCGGTCTGGCAGATGGTGTCGGAGGCAATCCGTGGCGCCAGATCACCAAGAAGGTCGTCGAGCTGGAGGTCGCCAAGTGTCCGGCGCTCGACCAGGAGCTCCTCTACACCAACGCCAACGGCGATCCCCAGAAGGCTTCGAGTGATATCGCGAGCCAGGTAAGCCAGGGCGTGGATGTGCTCCTGGTCTACGCCGACTTCGGAGCCGCCGAGTTGCCCGCGCTGCGCGCTGCCACTGCCGCGGGCGTGACGGTCGTGCCCTACTCGGCGGACCCGGGTGGGAAGGTCGGCCAGGACTACAGCGCCAAGATCGTCGGGGCCTACGGAGACCTCGGAGCAGACCTCGGCAATTGGCTTACGGAGACCCTGAGCGGTAAGGGCAACGTGGTGTTCCTCGGCGGCATCCCCGGCGCCCCGTCGAGCGGGTCGATCATGGAGGGCATCACTTCCTCCTTGGAGGACCAGCCGGACATGAAGCTCCTGCAGGACGAGCCGGTCACGACCAACTGGAACAAGGTGGACACGCAGAAGGCGATCAACGGTCTCTTGGCCAAGTACCCCGAGATCGACGGGATCATGACCGACTACGGGGTCACCGCCGTCGCTGCGATCGACGCCTTCCAGGCGGCTGGCAAGCCAGTCCCGCCGATCGCGACGTTCGCCTCCAACAACGAGCTCGGCTGCAAGTGGGTCGATGCGAAGACGGGCGGAGACGCATTCCCGATCTTCTCGCTCGACTCGAGCAACGACGTGTCCATGATGGCCCTCCGGTTGGCGGTCCCGCTTGCCAACGGTGAGGACGGCGCGACCCTGCAGCAATTCCGCTTCCCACCGTTCCTCGACTCCGAGGCCGGGCAGGACCCGAAGTGCGACCGCAACCTGCCGCCGGACGCCGACCTCTCCTCTTCGCTCACCCCCGAGCAGTTGAGCGAGGTCTTCAACTAA
- a CDS encoding SDR family NAD(P)-dependent oxidoreductase: MPRSFHGRLALVTGAGSGIGRATAQQIAAEGAALACTDIDLDAAQETASLIEAEGGVSRAFALDVTLEEQVAGTMDEAQQWSGLPLTVLVANAGVAGPVGDVSDLNAEAWDVLVNVNLSGPLYCAKHAVRRMRAAGGGAIVFTASHAAFANVPNWTPYAATKGGVVSLARGLAVDHAPDGIRVNCVCPGPIETPLLKGGWQQATDDPEHKARTRGRTGTPEELARVVAFLASDEAALVNGAALVADAGALAHMGTSWPSSSYWD, from the coding sequence GTGCCGCGTAGCTTCCACGGGCGTCTGGCCCTCGTGACCGGGGCGGGCTCCGGGATCGGGCGAGCGACGGCGCAGCAAATCGCCGCTGAGGGAGCCGCGCTCGCCTGCACTGACATCGACCTCGACGCCGCACAGGAGACCGCCAGCCTCATCGAGGCCGAGGGAGGGGTGTCCCGCGCATTCGCGCTCGACGTCACTCTGGAGGAGCAGGTCGCTGGCACGATGGACGAAGCGCAGCAATGGTCAGGCTTGCCGCTGACGGTGCTCGTGGCCAACGCCGGAGTTGCGGGCCCCGTCGGCGACGTGAGCGATCTGAATGCCGAGGCCTGGGACGTCCTGGTGAACGTCAACCTGAGTGGCCCGCTCTACTGCGCCAAGCACGCAGTGAGGCGCATGCGGGCCGCCGGCGGTGGTGCCATTGTGTTCACGGCGTCGCACGCCGCTTTCGCCAACGTCCCGAACTGGACGCCCTACGCCGCGACCAAGGGGGGCGTTGTCTCCTTGGCGCGGGGGCTGGCGGTCGACCATGCGCCGGACGGCATCCGGGTCAACTGCGTGTGCCCGGGCCCGATCGAGACCCCGCTGTTGAAGGGCGGGTGGCAGCAGGCGACGGACGACCCCGAGCACAAGGCGCGCACTCGGGGGAGGACCGGGACACCTGAGGAGCTCGCGCGGGTCGTCGCGTTCCTCGCTTCCGACGAAGCGGCGCTCGTGAACGGGGCGGCGCTCGTCGCCGACGCTGGCGCGCTCGCCCACATGGGCACGAGCTGGCCCAGCAGCAGCTACTGGGACTGA
- a CDS encoding EthD domain-containing protein: protein MIKTVTVLHRRTDLTSEQFHDHWRDQHAPLVLAIPGVRRYVQGRPTALDQVPSTCDGIAEVWYDDEESMREAFATPEYAALIDDEKNFMASSTFEMEFVCVREDELSDRR, encoded by the coding sequence GTGATCAAGACCGTCACCGTCCTCCACCGCCGTACCGACCTGACCAGCGAGCAGTTCCACGACCATTGGCGCGACCAACACGCCCCACTGGTCCTGGCGATCCCTGGAGTACGTCGTTACGTGCAGGGCCGGCCCACGGCCCTCGACCAGGTGCCCTCCACGTGCGACGGCATCGCAGAGGTCTGGTACGACGACGAGGAGTCGATGCGAGAGGCATTCGCGACTCCCGAGTACGCGGCGCTGATCGATGACGAGAAGAACTTCATGGCGTCCTCGACCTTCGAGATGGAGTTCGTCTGCGTTCGCGAGGACGAGCTTTCTGACCGGCGCTAG
- a CDS encoding amidohydrolase family protein yields the protein MEEGMEAAEVSDLLVRDGRIIEIRKNLSARGATVIDARDRIVMPGFVDTHWHLWNTLLRPRVTGVFGASNFGNYTPMKALYGPLYRPLDSYRSVRLSLAEALACGITTVLNFNHNVVSRDHADAELRAHHEMGVRTLFGYGTPEGRGGEIVSEADVLAVRDRWFGSTSDTSVVYGLGVCPGQMLADDAAMARRNGLPIIVHGVRGLLQAGLVGPDVRVAHSYRITDADIASAGANGARFSTSATVESMLGAAYYSNAVNVQRLLGTVAVSVDSAATQTADMFNAMRAMLSSSVSAEAGGKAPFTVRELVEAVTVGGARFHGLEDEIGTLTVGKRADIQLLRTDQPTMAPFSPTDAQSVMDAVVFHGTPQIVDTVMVEGQVLLEGGELRRTSSRAIISEAQDSMSWLDLRALTSSSAG from the coding sequence ATGGAGGAGGGCATGGAAGCAGCGGAGGTCAGTGACCTGCTCGTGCGCGACGGAAGGATCATCGAGATCCGCAAGAATCTGTCCGCTCGTGGGGCGACCGTCATCGACGCGCGCGACCGCATAGTAATGCCTGGCTTCGTCGACACCCACTGGCACCTCTGGAACACACTCCTGCGACCTCGGGTGACAGGGGTCTTCGGCGCTTCCAATTTCGGCAACTACACGCCGATGAAGGCGTTGTACGGCCCTCTCTATCGTCCCTTGGACTCCTATCGAAGCGTGCGACTCTCGCTCGCGGAGGCGCTAGCCTGCGGGATCACCACGGTTCTCAACTTCAACCACAATGTTGTCTCGCGAGACCACGCAGACGCTGAACTCCGCGCGCACCATGAGATGGGTGTACGTACCCTGTTCGGCTACGGCACTCCCGAGGGGCGCGGCGGCGAGATCGTTTCCGAGGCGGATGTCCTCGCTGTCCGAGATCGGTGGTTCGGATCGACATCGGACACCTCCGTTGTATACGGCCTCGGCGTGTGTCCCGGTCAGATGCTTGCTGATGACGCCGCAATGGCGCGGCGCAACGGGCTCCCAATAATCGTTCACGGCGTGCGCGGCTTGTTGCAGGCCGGCCTAGTGGGGCCCGACGTCCGAGTAGCGCACTCGTACCGCATCACCGATGCAGATATTGCATCCGCTGGAGCGAATGGAGCACGCTTTAGTACATCGGCAACTGTGGAGAGCATGCTCGGCGCCGCCTACTACTCGAATGCTGTCAACGTCCAGCGGCTCCTAGGCACGGTAGCCGTGTCTGTGGACTCGGCTGCAACCCAGACCGCCGACATGTTCAACGCAATGCGGGCGATGCTCAGCTCTTCAGTCAGTGCCGAGGCGGGCGGGAAGGCTCCGTTCACGGTCCGAGAACTAGTCGAGGCTGTAACGGTCGGAGGTGCGCGATTTCACGGCCTCGAGGATGAGATCGGCACACTAACGGTCGGCAAGCGGGCAGATATTCAGCTGCTGAGGACGGACCAACCGACCATGGCTCCGTTCAGCCCGACGGATGCGCAATCCGTGATGGATGCCGTCGTGTTCCACGGAACACCGCAGATCGTCGACACGGTGATGGTCGAGGGTCAGGTGCTCCTCGAGGGTGGGGAACTCCGTCGCACGAGTAGCCGGGCCATCATCTCTGAGGCGCAGGACTCCATGTCCTGGCTCGACCTCAGAGCGTTGACGTCCTCCTCTGCCGGCTAG
- a CDS encoding N,N-dimethylformamidase beta subunit family domain-containing protein: MLEVIGYPDKFSVAPGEEISFHVDAPDGTAYSADLVRLIHGDVAPEGPGFKIEEVSSVEPLELRGRRQVTDAGSYVVADRAGEVLDGPVTLSARVWLTAPGGRRQVVLGSMHGAASADGALTGVELAIEVDGDVSFSVGDADGRVASVRTGELVEPNVWHLLAGVHDPSDGTLRILQRRIATSTNGSHGPSRSPLGAEREVVREISTGVVAHVPADWPVLAGAGIAQLTGGGLLRPAGRYGSLPGTMELPITRDNLNGKIEAPAVHGMALGADDLAALTSEVDERGLTLWWDFADGISVDASSMRVTDRAARERHGWLVNAPNRAVTGSAWNGDSVVYTAKPDHYAAVHFHDDDLDDCRWDVAAVLTVPLGLRSGAYALRLRVPETGAYDHVPFFVRPPRDRATSRVAVVMPTATYMAYANFVGPIDYPLAQVSAAKVPHIEPEDTYLAEHRELGLSVYDGHNDGSGVSISSRLRPILSMRPEYRYWITSTWAFNSDLYLTDWLEHLGHDYDVLTDEDVHSEGADLLARYATVLTGSHPEYSTRRMLDAYETYQARGGHFIYFGANGFYWVTNYHPDDLSLIEVRKGEAAVRAWNCLPGEVHNAFDGLQGGTWRHRGRNSTHLTGLSFTGFTFDSSTYYRRLPDSYGPCAWIFSGIRGDTFGDYGLLGGGAAGLELDRADVALGTPRRAYVLATSEGFTDQAMPVNEDVLNIARGIFGGDQNPDVRSDLVYYDTESGGSVFSTGSIAWLGALSHDSYDNDVSRITRNVLERQLERSSIRAPRGVGNEADVSKPSRPWLRASVLDHRTCHVPADELWERIGDFGDYDWLTIIDHVELVGDDLRRLSISNGTTVVERLLDRTDRSYTYRIDESVLPFSDYVSTLAVEPGADPRVSVVTWTAEYVPTEPEADPATVIVDNFRSGLAQL; this comes from the coding sequence GTGCTTGAAGTCATCGGCTACCCCGACAAGTTCTCCGTCGCCCCGGGTGAGGAGATCAGCTTCCATGTCGACGCACCGGACGGCACGGCCTACTCCGCCGATCTGGTGCGGCTCATCCACGGCGACGTCGCGCCAGAGGGCCCAGGCTTCAAGATCGAAGAAGTCTCCTCGGTGGAGCCACTCGAGCTGCGCGGTCGTCGGCAGGTCACCGACGCCGGCTCGTATGTCGTCGCCGACCGCGCCGGCGAGGTGCTCGACGGTCCGGTCACCCTCTCAGCTCGCGTGTGGCTCACCGCGCCCGGCGGCCGTCGCCAAGTCGTGCTTGGGTCCATGCACGGTGCCGCCTCGGCCGACGGCGCTCTGACCGGAGTGGAGCTGGCGATCGAGGTCGACGGCGACGTGTCGTTCAGCGTCGGCGATGCAGACGGACGGGTTGCAAGCGTGCGCACCGGCGAGCTCGTCGAGCCAAACGTGTGGCACCTGCTGGCTGGCGTCCACGACCCCTCCGACGGGACCCTACGGATCCTGCAGCGCCGCATCGCGACCTCGACCAACGGCTCTCACGGTCCCTCACGCTCACCCCTCGGCGCGGAGCGGGAGGTCGTCCGCGAGATCTCGACCGGAGTCGTGGCGCACGTACCCGCGGACTGGCCGGTACTGGCCGGCGCCGGCATCGCCCAGCTCACCGGCGGGGGCCTGCTGCGCCCAGCCGGTCGCTACGGTTCTCTGCCGGGAACCATGGAGCTCCCAATCACTCGGGACAACCTCAACGGCAAGATCGAGGCACCCGCGGTGCACGGCATGGCCCTCGGTGCCGACGACCTCGCTGCCCTGACGAGCGAGGTCGACGAAAGAGGTCTCACCCTGTGGTGGGACTTCGCCGACGGCATCTCGGTCGACGCGTCCAGCATGCGCGTTACCGACCGTGCTGCACGGGAGCGTCACGGCTGGCTTGTCAACGCGCCTAACCGCGCTGTCACCGGGTCGGCGTGGAACGGCGATTCCGTGGTCTACACCGCGAAGCCTGATCATTACGCGGCGGTCCACTTTCACGACGACGACCTTGACGACTGCCGCTGGGACGTCGCTGCGGTGCTGACTGTGCCGCTCGGCCTACGCAGCGGTGCGTACGCCCTGCGGCTGCGGGTGCCAGAGACCGGCGCCTACGACCACGTCCCATTCTTCGTCCGGCCCCCCCGGGACCGGGCCACGTCGCGCGTGGCAGTCGTGATGCCGACTGCTACCTACATGGCCTACGCCAACTTCGTCGGCCCGATCGACTACCCGCTGGCACAGGTATCGGCCGCCAAGGTCCCCCACATCGAGCCCGAGGACACCTACCTCGCCGAGCACCGCGAGCTCGGTCTGTCGGTCTACGACGGCCACAACGACGGGTCGGGCGTGTCTATCTCGTCGCGGCTGCGACCGATCCTGTCGATGCGGCCGGAGTACCGCTACTGGATCACCTCGACATGGGCCTTCAACTCAGACCTCTATCTCACCGACTGGCTCGAGCACCTCGGTCACGACTACGACGTGCTGACCGACGAGGACGTGCACAGCGAGGGCGCCGACCTCTTGGCCCGATACGCGACGGTGCTGACCGGGTCGCACCCGGAGTACTCGACGCGGCGCATGCTGGACGCCTACGAGACCTATCAGGCCCGTGGCGGCCACTTCATCTACTTCGGTGCCAACGGCTTCTACTGGGTGACCAACTACCACCCCGACGACCTGTCCCTTATCGAGGTCCGCAAGGGCGAGGCGGCCGTCCGGGCCTGGAACTGTCTGCCCGGGGAGGTGCACAACGCCTTCGACGGGCTCCAAGGCGGCACATGGCGTCACCGCGGCCGAAACAGCACGCATCTCACGGGGCTCTCGTTCACTGGGTTCACCTTCGATTCCTCGACGTACTACCGGCGACTGCCAGACAGCTACGGCCCGTGCGCTTGGATCTTCTCCGGCATCCGCGGTGACACTTTCGGTGACTACGGTCTGCTCGGCGGCGGGGCTGCGGGCCTGGAGCTGGACCGTGCCGATGTCGCGCTGGGCACTCCGCGGCGCGCCTACGTTCTTGCCACGTCCGAGGGCTTCACGGACCAGGCCATGCCGGTCAACGAGGACGTCCTCAATATCGCGCGGGGCATCTTCGGCGGTGATCAGAACCCCGATGTCCGGTCCGACCTCGTCTATTACGACACTGAGTCCGGGGGCAGCGTCTTCTCAACGGGCTCCATTGCCTGGCTCGGTGCGCTGTCGCACGATTCCTACGACAACGACGTCTCGCGAATCACTCGCAACGTCCTCGAACGTCAGTTGGAGCGAAGTTCGATCCGGGCTCCTCGGGGCGTGGGGAACGAGGCCGACGTGTCGAAACCCAGCCGCCCTTGGTTGCGTGCGTCCGTGCTGGACCACCGGACGTGCCACGTTCCGGCAGACGAGCTGTGGGAACGGATCGGTGACTTCGGGGACTACGACTGGCTCACGATCATCGATCATGTGGAGCTCGTCGGGGACGATCTGCGTCGCCTGAGCATCTCCAACGGCACCACAGTCGTCGAGCGACTGCTCGACCGTACCGACCGTTCCTACACCTACCGCATCGACGAGAGCGTCCTCCCCTTCAGCGACTACGTCTCGACCCTGGCCGTCGAGCCGGGCGCTGATCCACGGGTCAGCGTCGTCACGTGGACGGCGGAGTACGTCCCAACCGAACCGGAGGCTGACCCGGCGACAGTGATCGTCGACAACTTCCGTTCCGGCCTCGCTCAGCTGTGA
- a CDS encoding ATP-binding cassette domain-containing protein, with product MSNDVTAQPPAVIDPPHDATEPLSALSLRGVTKTFPGVVALDSVDLDVRPGEVHALVGENGAGKSTLMGVACGSLVPDSGIASVCGHVLAGGAQEATAAGLAIVRQQPALLPDLTLAENMVLGDHPGVPISEATEWTSAALNAWDEHSGIDPRARANTLPAETRFVAEIAKALALKPAVLVLDEPTEHLRKANVERLFEVIREMTREGTAVVYISHRIHEVLAVADRVTVLRDGRSQGTFERSDLQPSDVVALIAGRPLEFIFPDKARTFGEVGFAVKAFSAAGFEPLDLEIRRGEIIGLAGIEGNGQRDFVRALAGLETSRGDVEVGGRRVRVTSPRRALSAGIAFIPEDRPHEGVIPDYTIRTNITLRSTRQYTKAGLRMASVQERLAQDASKRFAIKAPDLDTRVGALSGGNQQKVVLSDVLNSQPRVVLADEPTQGVDVGTRAEIYRHLRETAEAGTAVVILSSDALELSGLCDRVLVFSRGVVVGELTGEDLTEPQIARAIVTSTAERKVQESSGRSRVLDVLAGHWAPLALIALASVVLGAYTASVNDRYLSAVSMTSLLSLTATLALVAMAQQVVMLVGGIDLSVGPLMALMVVLESFYLVDNATVANQASGWLLFLVVPLLVGTVNWALVDLVGLSAIIATLAMYMALQAVALILRPVPDGFFSDPILEAIGLSWSGVPLMFVVAACLAVGLEVFLLRSRPGARLRAVGSERALARTLGLRDLRYRWGAYAGCSLLAGLAGIPLMAQVGSGNPTAGNSYMLTSIAAVAVGGASLFGGRGSFIGAFLGALLLLQVNSVTAFIGLDVAWNWFILGAVLVLAVALYSKSREMVMRR from the coding sequence ATGTCCAACGACGTCACGGCCCAGCCACCCGCGGTCATCGACCCCCCGCACGATGCGACGGAGCCGCTGAGCGCGCTGAGCTTGCGCGGGGTCACCAAGACCTTCCCCGGTGTGGTGGCACTCGACAGCGTGGACCTGGACGTGCGGCCGGGTGAGGTCCATGCCCTCGTCGGCGAAAACGGCGCCGGCAAGAGCACGCTGATGGGCGTCGCTTGTGGCTCCCTCGTCCCGGACAGTGGTATCGCGTCCGTGTGCGGGCACGTGCTCGCCGGCGGTGCGCAGGAGGCAACCGCGGCCGGCCTCGCGATAGTTCGTCAACAGCCGGCGCTGCTCCCCGACCTGACCCTCGCCGAGAACATGGTGCTCGGTGACCACCCGGGAGTGCCCATCTCCGAGGCGACGGAGTGGACCAGCGCGGCGCTGAACGCGTGGGACGAACACTCCGGCATCGACCCTCGGGCCCGGGCCAACACCCTGCCCGCGGAGACGAGGTTCGTCGCCGAGATCGCGAAGGCGCTCGCGCTCAAACCGGCGGTGCTCGTGCTCGACGAACCGACCGAGCACCTCCGCAAGGCCAATGTCGAGCGGCTCTTCGAGGTGATTCGAGAGATGACGCGCGAGGGGACCGCTGTCGTCTACATCTCCCACCGCATCCACGAGGTCCTCGCAGTCGCGGACCGGGTCACCGTGCTGCGCGACGGTCGGAGCCAGGGCACCTTCGAGCGCAGCGACCTCCAACCCTCTGATGTTGTGGCGCTGATCGCCGGTCGTCCCCTGGAGTTCATCTTCCCCGACAAGGCGCGGACCTTCGGCGAGGTCGGGTTCGCCGTCAAAGCGTTCTCCGCGGCCGGCTTCGAGCCACTCGACCTCGAAATTCGTCGCGGCGAGATCATCGGCCTGGCCGGTATCGAGGGAAACGGCCAGCGCGATTTCGTGCGGGCCCTGGCCGGGCTCGAGACCTCGCGGGGCGATGTGGAAGTGGGCGGTCGCCGCGTGCGCGTGACGAGCCCGCGAAGGGCATTGAGTGCCGGGATCGCCTTCATTCCCGAGGACCGGCCGCACGAGGGTGTGATCCCTGATTACACGATCCGGACCAACATCACACTCCGCAGCACTCGGCAGTACACCAAGGCGGGGCTGCGGATGGCCTCGGTCCAGGAGCGGCTTGCCCAGGACGCCTCGAAGCGCTTCGCCATCAAGGCGCCTGATCTCGACACCCGGGTCGGAGCGCTGTCCGGCGGCAACCAGCAGAAGGTAGTCCTGTCCGATGTCCTCAACTCGCAGCCACGCGTAGTTCTCGCGGACGAGCCAACGCAGGGCGTGGACGTGGGCACGCGGGCCGAGATCTATCGACATCTACGCGAAACCGCGGAGGCGGGCACCGCGGTGGTGATCCTGTCCTCGGACGCCCTCGAGCTCTCGGGCCTCTGCGACCGGGTCCTAGTCTTTTCGAGGGGCGTGGTCGTCGGCGAGCTGACGGGCGAGGATCTCACCGAGCCCCAGATCGCCCGAGCAATCGTGACCTCAACCGCCGAGCGCAAGGTCCAAGAGTCCAGCGGTCGCAGCCGGGTCCTCGACGTCCTCGCCGGGCATTGGGCCCCGCTCGCCCTGATCGCTCTCGCCTCCGTGGTGCTTGGCGCGTACACCGCGTCAGTCAACGATCGCTACCTGTCGGCGGTCAGCATGACAAGCCTGCTGTCGCTGACCGCGACCCTGGCCTTGGTGGCTATGGCACAGCAGGTAGTGATGCTGGTCGGCGGCATCGACCTCTCCGTTGGGCCACTGATGGCGCTCATGGTTGTCCTGGAGTCCTTCTACCTGGTCGACAACGCGACGGTCGCCAACCAAGCCTCGGGCTGGTTGTTGTTCCTCGTGGTGCCACTCCTCGTCGGAACGGTCAACTGGGCCTTGGTGGACCTGGTCGGCTTGTCCGCGATCATCGCCACGCTCGCCATGTACATGGCGCTCCAAGCGGTAGCGCTGATTCTGCGTCCGGTGCCCGACGGCTTCTTCTCGGACCCCATCCTGGAGGCCATCGGCCTCTCGTGGAGCGGTGTACCCCTCATGTTCGTGGTCGCCGCCTGCCTTGCGGTCGGCCTGGAGGTGTTCCTCCTCCGCAGCCGCCCCGGTGCCCGCCTCAGAGCCGTGGGCTCCGAACGGGCGCTAGCCCGGACCCTCGGGCTGCGCGACCTCCGCTACCGCTGGGGAGCCTACGCGGGCTGCTCCCTTTTGGCCGGTCTGGCCGGGATCCCGCTGATGGCTCAGGTCGGCTCGGGTAACCCGACGGCGGGCAACAGCTACATGCTGACGAGCATCGCCGCCGTCGCAGTGGGCGGCGCAAGTCTCTTCGGGGGCCGAGGCTCCTTCATCGGAGCATTCCTCGGGGCGCTGCTTCTCCTGCAGGTCAACTCGGTGACCGCGTTCATCGGCCTCGACGTGGCGTGGAACTGGTTCATCCTGGGCGCGGTCCTGGTCCTAGCCGTCGCCCTGTACAGCAAGAGCCGAGAGATGGTGATGAGACGGTGA
- a CDS encoding ABC transporter permease encodes MSIDTDPRPAMTPRTRGRGSLLVRVLRHPSGGVLVALVVLCAVCLLVAPGTLRLSSLHAMLPLAGALAIAAAGQTLVIQQRGFDISVPATMTLSAYVCFRSIGEGRSVLMTVFLCLATVVVIGFVNALLITRLAITPLIATLATNALVTGAVWVLSDGSTTESPAGLVEFIRLRPLGIPAVAAIAVVVVLALQFFLSRTTAGQSFLVAGASPSAARVVGIDPRWTATTAYLVSAGCAGLSGILLGAYATSANNTLGDSYLLPAVAAVIVGGTPLKGGAGSVLASGLAALFLTQLVQLTLSVGAPTSSQLLVQSGAIVAAVCLRALVRDRSQPLE; translated from the coding sequence GTGAGCATCGACACCGATCCGCGTCCGGCGATGACGCCACGCACCCGCGGGCGTGGGTCGCTGCTCGTTCGGGTGCTGCGCCACCCCTCGGGCGGCGTGTTGGTCGCCCTTGTGGTGCTGTGCGCGGTCTGCCTGCTCGTGGCCCCCGGCACCCTGCGTTTGTCCAGTCTGCACGCGATGCTGCCCCTCGCAGGCGCGCTGGCAATCGCCGCCGCGGGGCAGACGCTCGTTATCCAGCAGCGCGGCTTCGACATCTCGGTGCCCGCCACGATGACCCTGTCGGCTTACGTGTGCTTCCGCAGCATCGGGGAGGGCAGGTCGGTCCTGATGACAGTCTTCCTGTGCCTGGCAACCGTTGTAGTGATCGGGTTCGTCAACGCCCTGCTGATCACTCGCCTGGCGATCACTCCGCTAATCGCCACACTCGCAACCAACGCGCTGGTCACGGGCGCGGTGTGGGTGTTGTCGGACGGATCTACGACCGAGTCGCCAGCGGGACTGGTCGAGTTCATCCGGCTCCGTCCGTTGGGTATCCCGGCGGTCGCCGCAATCGCCGTGGTCGTGGTGCTGGCCCTGCAGTTCTTCCTTTCACGCACCACCGCAGGCCAGTCGTTCCTGGTGGCAGGCGCCTCCCCGTCCGCCGCCCGAGTGGTGGGCATCGACCCTCGCTGGACAGCTACGACCGCCTACCTCGTCTCCGCGGGTTGCGCCGGCCTGTCGGGCATCCTGCTCGGCGCCTACGCCACGTCCGCAAACAACACTCTCGGCGACTCCTACCTGCTCCCGGCTGTCGCGGCCGTCATCGTCGGTGGCACCCCCCTGAAGGGCGGCGCCGGCTCAGTATTGGCCAGCGGCCTTGCTGCACTGTTCCTCACTCAACTTGTGCAGCTGACCTTGTCGGTTGGGGCGCCCACCTCTTCGCAGCTACTAGTCCAGAGCGGTGCCATCGTGGCGGCGGTGTGCCTGCGTGCTCTCGTTCGGGACCGCAGCCAGCCGCTCGAATAG
- a CDS encoding TIGR03619 family F420-dependent LLM class oxidoreductase, which yields MGAILPNSGPIPLSVGVDKMASALIAAGASGLWISDHLVLEDGPSKDYPYAPDGRITWSSRDDYLECLTTCAFIAALLDGDCTVGTAILVLPQRNVLQTAKELATLDRLSGGRLRIGLGAGWNREEMEALGYAFASRGKRFDEMLDVLRDAWSGRTTGFSGSEVTVPRGLILSPRPSRPEGPPLLVGGMSVPAIRRAARLGDGWLALAFVDRWDSDALAAAAGSFRRQWREHRQDTPPYMVLKLHCPAERCADLLDHVQEAATLGFDEVAIELPWALGIEKALGVFTTVAGAHG from the coding sequence GTGGGCGCGATCCTGCCAAACAGCGGGCCGATTCCCCTGAGTGTAGGCGTCGACAAAATGGCGTCTGCGTTGATCGCGGCCGGAGCGTCTGGTCTTTGGATCAGTGACCACCTCGTGCTGGAGGACGGCCCGTCGAAGGACTACCCCTACGCGCCCGACGGCAGGATCACCTGGAGCTCGCGCGACGACTACCTCGAATGCCTCACTACCTGTGCGTTCATCGCCGCCCTTCTCGACGGCGACTGCACGGTCGGGACGGCGATCTTGGTGCTTCCTCAACGCAACGTGCTCCAAACGGCGAAGGAGCTCGCAACGCTGGATCGTCTGAGCGGGGGGCGTCTTCGAATCGGCTTGGGTGCAGGGTGGAACAGGGAGGAGATGGAGGCGCTGGGCTACGCGTTTGCATCACGCGGCAAGCGCTTTGACGAGATGCTTGACGTGCTTCGGGATGCCTGGTCCGGGCGCACCACCGGATTTTCCGGGTCCGAGGTGACGGTCCCGCGAGGCTTGATCCTCAGTCCCAGGCCAAGCCGCCCCGAAGGTCCTCCGCTCCTGGTGGGAGGAATGAGCGTTCCGGCCATCCGGCGAGCAGCTCGACTGGGTGACGGATGGTTGGCGCTGGCCTTTGTGGACCGATGGGACTCAGATGCACTAGCGGCCGCTGCAGGGAGTTTCCGGAGGCAGTGGCGCGAGCACCGCCAAGACACCCCACCGTACATGGTACTTAAGCTTCACTGCCCGGCCGAAAGGTGCGCCGACTTGCTCGATCACGTGCAGGAGGCGGCAACTCTCGGCTTTGACGAAGTGGCCATCGAGCTGCCGTGGGCGCTTGGGATCGAGAAGGCGCTGGGAGTCTTCACCACAGTGGCTGGCGCGCATGGTTAG